One window of Methanosphaera sp. genomic DNA carries:
- a CDS encoding VUT family protein gives MNLNITKSEKRIILSTIFCIAFMTANLITEKLIEIKALGLIFPAGVLIYPLVFVITSVITEVYGKDIAHRTLIIGIIANLFFIVMTTIILYLPSPSYYTVI, from the coding sequence TTGAATTTAAATATTACAAAATCTGAAAAAAGAATAATACTAAGTACAATTTTCTGTATTGCCTTTATGACAGCAAATCTAATAACAGAAAAACTTATTGAAATAAAAGCATTAGGTCTTATATTTCCAGCAGGTGTTCTTATCTATCCTCTTGTATTTGTTATTACAAGTGTTATTACAGAAGTATATGGTAAGGATATTGCACATAGAACATTGATAATTGGAATTATTGCAAATCTATTTTTTATAGTGATGACTACAATCATACTTTATCTTCCATCACCATCGTATTATACTGTGATTTAA
- a CDS encoding VUT family protein, whose amino-acid sequence MYVFGQAPRFFFSGCVGYFAGNIVNAHITAFVARRSSNPDSELKNLFPITVGIFVDLMVFMTMAYLGKLSFIVIFSMTFNYWILNVLWVLIAKPFIGWTLRWAKTE is encoded by the coding sequence ATGTATGTATTTGGTCAGGCTCCAAGATTTTTCTTCTCAGGATGTGTTGGATATTTTGCAGGAAATATTGTAAATGCTCATATTACAGCATTTGTTGCTCGTCGTAGTAGTAATCCTGATTCTGAGTTAAAAAACTTATTTCCTATAACAGTAGGTATTTTTGTTGATTTAATGGTCTTTATGACTATGGCATATCTTGGAAAGCTTTCATTTATTGTGATATTTTCTATGACATTTAATTACTGGATTCTTAATGTTTTATGGGTTTTAATTGCAAAGCCATTTATTGGATGGACTCTCAGGTGGGCAAAAACAGAATAG
- a CDS encoding queuosine precursor transporter, which yields MELKLDYTEKRILTGVIFSIALIMANIITIKVIDLQLFDLRIHAGLIIYPIVHIISSIMADVYSKKDAQRNIIFGLGSYILFLIMIILVVFLPSPAIGNVDITGAFNTMPRPLLAASVAFILGNFITVAMTLHVKRRYIKSKSILKNIVAIDVGLIVDTIIFILIAYIGVLLPDRILSIVIVNSVFYIIWTAILTPVIGWFKKWIKS from the coding sequence TTGGAATTAAAACTTGACTATACTGAAAAAAGAATTCTTACGGGAGTAATCTTTTCAATAGCATTAATTATGGCAAATATTATCACAATCAAAGTTATTGATCTACAGTTATTTGATCTTAGAATCCATGCAGGATTAATAATCTATCCAATTGTTCATATAATTTCAAGTATAATGGCAGATGTATACTCTAAAAAAGATGCTCAGAGAAACATTATCTTTGGTCTTGGAAGTTACATTCTATTTCTTATAATGATTATATTAGTTGTATTTCTTCCATCACCTGCAATTGGTAATGTAGATATAACAGGAGCATTTAATACCATGCCAAGACCTTTACTGGCTGCTAGTGTTGCATTTATACTAGGAAATTTTATAACAGTTGCCATGACATTACATGTGAAAAGACGATATATTAAATCAAAATCAATACTTAAAAATATAGTAGCAATAGATGTGGGATTAATAGTAGATACAATTATTTTCATATTAATTGCATATATTGGAGTATTACTACCAGATAGAATACTTTCAATAGTTATTGTAAATTCAGTATTCTATATTATATGGACGGCAATTCTTACACCTGTTATTGGATGGTTTAAAAAGTGGATAAAATCCTAA
- a CDS encoding queuosine precursor transporter gives MNFKLSAVEKRIVIGTIFCISFITANIITIKLINLEFIHLMIPAGILIYPLVFVLTSVMTEAYGERVAQRTLIMGIFANLFFLLMVMLVAYLPPPSGYIGDEHLRFVFGAAPRFFVAGIAGYFSGNLVNARLTSILVARSGGSDSSLKNLFAISIGILVDIIVFIGVSYIGIIPIATIAYMVFNYWIINVVWVIIAKPLVSWTLKWAKS, from the coding sequence TTGAATTTTAAATTATCTGCAGTTGAAAAGCGTATTGTTATTGGTACAATTTTTTGTATATCTTTTATCACTGCAAATATTATTACAATAAAACTTATTAATCTTGAATTTATACATCTTATGATTCCAGCAGGTATTCTTATCTATCCATTGGTGTTTGTCTTAACTAGTGTGATGACAGAAGCCTATGGTGAGAGGGTTGCACAGAGAACTCTTATTATGGGTATCTTTGCAAATCTTTTCTTTCTTCTTATGGTGATGCTTGTTGCATATCTTCCACCACCATCAGGGTATATAGGAGATGAACACCTACGTTTTGTATTTGGTGCAGCACCCCGGTTTTTTGTTGCAGGTATTGCAGGTTACTTTTCAGGTAATCTTGTAAATGCTCGTCTTACATCGATTCTTGTAGCACGTAGTGGTGGTTCTGATTCATCACTTAAGAATTTATTTGCAATATCAATTGGTATTCTTGTTGATATTATTGTATTTATTGGAGTGTCATATATTGGAATAATACCTATTGCCACTATTGCATATATGGTGTTTAATTACTGGATTATTAATGTTGTATGGGTTATTATTGCAAAGCCTCTTGTTAGTTGGACACTCAAGTGGGCAAAATCCTAG
- a CDS encoding queuosine precursor transporter, whose translation MAFTTANIITTKLINLEFIHLMIPAGILIYPLVFVLTSVMTEAYGERVAQRTLIIGICFNLFFLFTVMLVAYLPSPPGYMGDKHLRFVFGAAPRFFVAGIAGYFAGNLVNAHLTAIVAQRSGGSDSSLKNLFAIAVGILVDIIVFIGVSYIGIIPVGTIAYMVFNYWIINIVWIIIAKPLVSWTLRWAKS comes from the coding sequence ATGGCATTTACCACTGCAAATATTATTACAACAAAGCTTATTAATCTTGAATTTATACATCTTATGATTCCAGCAGGAATTCTTATCTATCCACTTGTATTTGTCCTAACTAGTGTTATGACAGAAGCCTATGGTGAGCGTGTTGCACAAAGAACTCTTATTATTGGTATTTGTTTTAATCTTTTCTTTCTTTTTACGGTGATGCTTGTTGCATATCTTCCATCACCACCAGGATATATGGGAGATAAACATCTGCGTTTTGTATTTGGTGCAGCACCCAGATTTTTTGTTGCAGGAATTGCAGGTTACTTTGCAGGAAACCTTGTAAATGCACATCTTACAGCAATTGTTGCACAACGTAGTGGTGGTTCTGATTCATCACTTAAGAATTTATTTGCAATAGCTGTTGGTATTCTTGTTGATATTATTGTATTTATTGGAGTGTCATATATTGGTATTATTCCAGTTGGTACTATTGCATATATGGTGTTTAATTACTGGATTATTAATATTGTATGGATTATTATTGCAAAACCACTTGTTAGTTGGACACTCAGATGGGCTAAGTCCTAG
- a CDS encoding queuosine precursor transporter: MEITDDDKKVVIIVIFCMSLCISNILTVKFIDLGYYNLFIPAGILMYPLVYLLSNIITQVYGEHAAKRVIIMGLFANIIFVLLTLTMLFLPTAGSNIHDPQLAFIFGKTPRLFIAGRIAYLAGSFANASLTTVMHTKFSKIRPRYRSIFTISIGLFIDILIFISLGYIGEVSLVAIISMIITYWIFNVIVICIINPLIKPTIRWIN, encoded by the coding sequence ATGGAAATAACTGATGATGATAAAAAAGTAGTAATAATTGTAATATTTTGTATGTCACTTTGCATATCAAATATTTTAACAGTAAAATTTATAGATCTAGGATATTATAACCTGTTTATTCCAGCAGGAATACTGATGTATCCACTTGTATATCTGCTAAGTAATATAATAACACAGGTATATGGGGAGCATGCAGCAAAAAGAGTTATTATCATGGGATTGTTTGCAAATATAATCTTTGTATTATTAACACTAACTATGCTATTTCTACCAACAGCAGGAAGTAATATTCATGATCCACAACTAGCATTTATCTTTGGAAAAACACCAAGACTCTTCATTGCAGGACGTATAGCATACCTGGCAGGAAGCTTTGCAAATGCATCACTTACAACAGTAATGCATACTAAATTTAGTAAAATAAGACCAAGATATAGAAGTATATTTACAATATCAATAGGACTATTTATTGATATATTAATATTTATAAGCCTTGGATATATTGGGGAAGTTAGTCTTGTTGCAATAATAAGTATGATTATTACTTACTGGATATTTAATGTTATAGTAATATGTATCATAAATCCACTTATTAAGCCAACAATAAGATGGATAAACTAA
- a CDS encoding queuosine precursor transporter gives MDLNITPTEKRLIITVFFCMSFTIANLITVKIIDLHILGLVVPAGVLIYPLVYVLTNVITEAYGEDAARRTLILGIAADVLFVFMTTLLLVLPSPANYAGDSSLAFVFTQTPKILVASYISYLIGNLVNARLTTIVNRNDSNHALKNMFAVAMGELVDNIIFIGLAFIGEVPVMEIAIMIFSHWVLSLIWISIAEPFTLKVLKWAKDDTNVEATA, from the coding sequence ATGGATTTAAATATTACACCTACTGAGAAAAGATTGATTATTACTGTATTTTTCTGTATGTCATTTACAATTGCAAATCTTATTACAGTAAAAATTATTGATCTTCACATACTTGGTCTTGTAGTTCCTGCTGGTGTTCTTATTTATCCTCTTGTTTATGTTCTAACAAATGTTATTACAGAAGCATATGGTGAGGATGCAGCACGCAGAACTTTAATTCTTGGTATTGCAGCTGATGTACTTTTTGTGTTTATGACAACATTACTGCTTGTTCTTCCTTCACCTGCAAATTATGCTGGTGATTCAAGTTTAGCATTTGTATTTACACAAACACCTAAAATACTTGTTGCATCATATATCAGTTATCTTATTGGTAACCTTGTAAATGCACGTCTTACAACTATTGTAAATCGTAATGACTCAAATCATGCACTTAAAAACATGTTTGCAGTAGCAATGGGTGAACTTGTAGATAACATTATATTTATTGGTCTTGCATTTATTGGAGAAGTTCCAGTTATGGAAATTGCAATTATGATATTCAGCCACTGGGTATTAAGTTTAATTTGGATTTCTATTGCAGAACCATTCACACTTAAAGTTCTTAAATGGGCAAAAGATGACACAAATGTAGAAGCAACAGCATAG
- a CDS encoding queuosine precursor transporter: MVLDKLKDNVEVSYIEKRLIITILFCISLTIANILTIKLVDINIANLVAPASVIIYPLTYVLISIITTVYGEKTAQKTLILGIITVVLFVFMTTLLLYVPSPGFYKGDVSLNYVFQKIDSIVVGSLIAYIIGNLITIKLTGNISRSNNKFKYKNFFAIAIGLLIDDLLYLAISSIGLMPFSLGLLINYWLFNIVWLIIAEPFTLRAIKWAKS, encoded by the coding sequence ATGGTCTTAGATAAACTAAAAGATAATGTTGAAGTTTCATATATTGAAAAACGTTTAATTATCACAATATTATTTTGTATATCATTAACAATTGCAAATATACTTACAATAAAACTTGTTGATATTAACATTGCAAATCTTGTAGCACCAGCAAGTGTTATTATATATCCATTAACTTATGTACTAATAAGTATTATCACAACAGTTTATGGTGAAAAAACAGCACAAAAGACATTAATACTGGGTATTATCACTGTTGTATTGTTTGTATTTATGACAACATTACTTCTATATGTTCCATCTCCTGGATTTTACAAAGGAGATGTAAGTCTTAATTATGTATTTCAAAAGATTGATTCTATTGTTGTAGGATCACTTATTGCATATATTATAGGAAATCTTATAACAATAAAGCTTACAGGAAATATTTCACGAAGTAATAATAAATTTAAATATAAAAACTTCTTTGCAATAGCAATAGGTTTACTTATTGATGATTTATTATATCTTGCTATTTCAAGTATTGGTCTTATGCCATTTTCATTAGGACTTCTTATAAATTATTGGTTATTTAACATAGTATGGCTTATTATTGCAGAACCTTTCACACTCAGGGCAATAAAATGGGCTAAAAGCTAA
- a CDS encoding queuosine precursor transporter: MILSSYFKMSHIAKYIFLSVIFTVAFITANVLVVKIIDLHLFNITIPAGILIYPLVFIITNVITEIYGERVAQRTLLIGMAANIIFVFFTTLVIFLPGNIDVIADESLAYIFGHTPRLFIAGCVGYFIGNLINAHLTAILSQKDNINSSFRSLIPIAVGIFVDIICFIATAYIGEIEILTIINMIVIYWIFNMLWIFIAKPFIKPILRWAKYDDFSGEII; the protein is encoded by the coding sequence ATGATACTATCAAGTTATTTTAAAATGTCACATATAGCAAAGTATATTTTTCTTTCTGTAATTTTTACTGTTGCATTTATAACAGCAAATGTATTGGTTGTAAAGATTATTGATCTTCATTTGTTTAATATTACAATTCCTGCAGGAATTCTTATTTATCCTCTTGTATTTATTATTACAAATGTTATTACAGAAATATATGGTGAGAGAGTTGCACAAAGAACATTGCTTATTGGTATGGCTGCAAATATTATATTTGTATTTTTTACAACACTTGTAATATTTCTTCCAGGTAATATTGATGTTATAGCTGATGAAAGTCTTGCTTATATATTTGGTCATACACCAAGACTTTTTATTGCAGGATGTGTTGGATATTTCATTGGAAATCTTATAAATGCACACCTAACTGCTATTTTATCACAAAAAGATAATATTAATTCATCATTTAGGTCATTAATTCCTATTGCTGTGGGTATATTTGTTGATATTATATGTTTTATAGCAACAGCATATATTGGAGAAATTGAAATTTTAACAATAATTAATATGATTGTAATTTACTGGATATTTAATATGTTGTGGATTTTCATTGCAAAGCCATTTATTAAGCCAATACTAAGATGGGCAAAGTATGATGATTTTAGTGGTGAAATAATATAA
- a CDS encoding queuosine precursor transporter, whose product MLTVFFCMSFTISNLITVKIVDLGVFNLITPAAAIIYPLIYVLTNVITQAYGEDAAQRTLVLGILADVLFVCMTSLLLILPSPANYTGDSALAFVFMKTPRILVASYISYLIGNIVNAHLTVKLKNGCSNATLRNMLAIAIGELLDNIMFITLAFIFEVSFSEIIVMIFTHWILTLIWIVIAQPFIPRLLNWVSSDKVE is encoded by the coding sequence ATTCTAACAGTATTTTTCTGTATGTCATTTACAATTTCAAATCTAATAACTGTAAAAATAGTAGATCTTGGAGTATTTAATCTTATAACTCCAGCTGCAGCAATTATATATCCTCTCATCTATGTTCTTACAAATGTTATTACACAAGCATATGGTGAGGATGCAGCACAAAGAACACTAGTACTTGGAATTTTAGCTGATGTACTTTTTGTATGTATGACATCATTATTACTTATTCTTCCTTCACCTGCAAATTACACAGGTGATAGTGCTTTAGCATTTGTATTTATGAAAACTCCACGTATACTTGTTGCATCATATATCAGCTATCTTATAGGAAATATTGTAAATGCACATCTTACAGTTAAATTAAAAAATGGATGTTCAAATGCTACACTTAGAAATATGCTTGCAATAGCAATTGGTGAGCTTCTTGATAATATAATGTTTATTACACTTGCATTTATCTTTGAAGTTTCATTTTCTGAAATTATAGTTATGATCTTTACACACTGGATATTAACTCTTATATGGATTGTTATAGCACAGCCTTTTATTCCAAGACTCCTAAATTGGGTATCATCTGATAAAGTAGAATAA